The genomic stretch TTAAGCAAAGGTGGAGAACTGGAATATGATGTATATAAGATTGCAAGTTTGACCATGTTTATGCGTTGAGATTCATAAAATACGTATAAAACCTAATTTTGCCCATCGGAATGGTTCAGTTTATTATGAAGCTTGAAAACTGTAGACCACAGCTATCGAaaaccattttcattttcaagGTCTTTATTATCTTGATCTTTGACATGTTTACCCCAAacacaaaaggggtcatctgcttacGCATGTAGGCCAAAAatatcggaaactgttttcattcTCAGtcactgtgattttgacctttgacctactgacctcgaaaACAATGTtggtcatcttctgaccacagttaatcatcctatgaagaccAAACCGTTTAAAAATTTCCGGtttcaatgtcactgtgaccctgacatttgacctactgccccCCCCACCGGAAATAGACGGGTTCTTCAATGACCACAGGCATTTATCCTTCGAAGTCTGATGCATGTAGGTATCGATCAGAAATGTACAGACGGACGGTCCGATCCCCGTTGGAGGTAAAAAAGTAACTACGCATATTTTGCAGCTTTTCGTTACTAGCCTAAATTTATCATTCGAATCACTTTTTTACTTCTGTTGCTTTGCAATATGCTGATTATCCATGTCACTTTTAAGGAAATATAAAAGTAATAGAGATCATAGTTCGAGGTGCACACATAGAGGTTAAGGACCAGCTATATCAGAATAAACAGGGAGTGTTCATACGTCGTGATGGTAGTGTTCAGGAGCTCAAAGCACATGAAATACAGGAGTGGACTCGAAGGGTacagtttatacatgtattgcaaTAAATAATCTTTGGTTGTTATTTTGTGTTAAGGAATGATTAATTTTTTACTGTTTGGCAGTATATTTAAGAAGACATCAATTGGTctagatgaaataaaaaatacggTAGTGTTTGCTCATCTAGGAAGCCTTTAAAAGAGATTTCTAGTTATATTGTCTACTTGCAATTTTTAAGCATATTTGATAGCTGAATAATGGTTTCCAGGGACAAAATATATAGTTGCTGACGGTCGATATTCATTCAGGAACACTAGCAAaaccttaaaacattttatatgtagTAAAAAACTAGAATGCTGAAAAACATAAATGCAAATGTAAATACCTATGTTGAAAGAATTAATGAAAGAATTGACACATTGCATTTACCTATATTGGAGGGCCAATGTATTGGAAAAGAAAAccaggaagaatatccaacagggaaagccacgttccaaaaatgcagccttTCTAAAGGCACACATGAACAATACTCGCAcaccacatacacacacacacacacacgcacgcacacacacaaaaatgagcacacaagaacaaagcaaacaaatacaggaacacagttgggcaccgccttggaacggtcattggCTAAACCACCTCTGGGTAGTTTAatccggtttatggtgcacctaacctcacatttaccctcaccatgttccaaagtcacaagtgtaaataaaaagttatgcCCGCGAGGTGAAACCCTAACAAATCTTGTATGCAGTGGTCTCCCCTTACAGAAAATTTATGTAGCATAAGGGGGCGTAACTAGTGCTGGGGATTGAAATGTACAGTAACAGTTGGGTTACATTTTATTCCAGAGATACCAGGGTGAGATGGACAAAGTGAGAAAAAACGAAGGAAACCTACAAAGTGAGCTTCAGACAAAGGCAAGTGAATTACGTCAATTGGAGGAGAAGCTGCAACAGAAAAATGATGAATTACGAAGAAAAGAGATGGAACTTGATAGACAGAAGTCATCATTGAACCATATGTCAGATAAGAACAGACAGCTACAGGACGAGAACAATAAACTTAAGCAACATACAGAACAAAACGGAGCCCAGGTAATCTGGTTAAACCAATAAGTCCACACTTTTggtgaaatgaaaatatgtaaaatcttCTTTAAACTATTGTCTGTATATATTGGCATGACATGTAAACTTACAGTTTTGCAAAGTAttgctttaacccttagcctgctggcggcaaatgattttgcATATGCGGCCAATGCACTGTTTGctgtttagtcagtaaattttcagtgaacaccttgATGCTTAATGAATTGAATGGCGGACCAGTCCATTCTAaaactttagcagggtaagggttaacgcTTGAAGacagttatttgaaatttaaacagtTTACTCATGTATTTGATGCTAGGCCCGAATTCATCAAAGTTTCAAGGCTGACACATAGACTTTAGAAAATAAGCATTTCCTTTTCTCTGTCTGTTTTAACCTAACAGATGTTGTAATGAAACTTAACATGAAAGTGCTTCAGCAGTTACAGACATCTCTGCAAAATTCAATCAGTATAAATTGTGGCAAGAACAAAGTTTTTGGAGCTCCAATATATACCATTTTAAAGCTTCAAGTCTGTGTTTCACAATTTGATGAATACAAACACACTGTCAGGTCCTACCGATGTTACATACATgtgtgggggcctccgtggccgagtggttagagtcgttgacttcaaaccatttgcccctcatcgatgtgggttcgaaacctcatttagggcgtagaattcttcacgtgaggaagccatccagctggcttacggaaggtcggtggttctacccaggtgaccgctcgtgatgaaatagcgcacggaggggcacctggggtcttcctccaccattaaagctggaaagtcgccatatgacctaaaattgtgtcggtgcgacgttaaacccaacaaaataaataaataaatacatacatgTGTAGGAGGAAACATATGGTTTTCCCAACTTGATACACGGATAGATCCTAAGATGTGAATATGGAGGTTATACATCTCAGTTTGTTTTATGGTTTGGCAACAAATGTGATTGTTATAGCAACATATATTCAAAACAGTATTACAAGCAGAAGATTCTGTGATAACTTAAGAGGTACTAGAGATCTTTTAATGACACTTGATACATGGATAGATGTCAGGATCTAGAATACTTACATATTTTCATTGAGTTCCTATGGCAATAaatgtggttgctatggcaacagtaCGGTAAGTTAAAAAGGTGGCAAAAATATGGATTCTTGATAACTTAAAAAGAACACGAGATTTGTTTTCATGGAATTTGGTAAATATGTACAAGACAATATTAAGACCAATAGACCGTACACTTTCTTTAATATCTCCATttgtccgtctgtttgtctgtcacaaTTTTATATCAATCTTGTGTAAATGAAGATCACACGAACGTTCAACTAGTAGCATTAAAGATTTCAACACGTCCTTTagaaatcaatgtaaaatatgcCTTCGCAAGGGAAAGATGTTACTtgctttaagaaaaaaaatattttagaaagataTGCGAGTTTAGCTATAAATTATTCGAATTTGGGGCAAGGCATGTTTTCCAGGGTGGTTGACTGAAAACAGAATTTCGTATTTAATTTTCTTCCCTATTTCTTACTCTTGTATGGAGTTTGTAAACCACTTATGGGGAAAAGGCTGGTACGAAATCCAGGAACATTGTTAAGATGTGAACCAAGGTCATTCAAGTGACTCTTGTTGGTAAATTGTCTGCCATGTTACTATATGTcacaaaaatattggaaaaaagaTGTAAACCTTACATGAACATACATTAAATAAGGTGTTTGGAAGAACTTTCTCATGATGGCTGATAAAGTGAGCATTAAAGTCACAATTATGGTGAATTGGAAGGTGGAGGTTCCCCATTTGCATATCATTAAATGCTTTGTATGGAAATTCACTTTGTCACGATTTTATATCTGGTAgagtgaaaatgttattttcagatttttaacAGTTTCAACTTTACTACCTTTGGTTTCAGGGTAATAATCAAGTGATAGAACGGCTTGACAAGATGGAACAGATGTTGGTAAATAACAAGAAGTCGAAAGTCTGTGTTATATCTTGACAGAATGACACTAGGGACTGAAACATACTTTTTTGTTATATCTTGAAAAAAAGCTGTTATTGTCAGAGATGGGATCACATTGTCCTGTTGCGTACTGAACCAAATCACCTGTGCGCCATAAGTGATTAAAGTGAAAAGTGATAAACTTTTggaaattattatcattactatcaTTGTCAAAAGGATGTTTAATTATTATGTTTGTGTAGGTAAAACCACAATTTAAACTGATTTGTTGTCTGCAGATTTGTTTGTTTAgattcttttgaagcatagaaGGCAGCTAATTCAAATAAGGAGACCACCGTGTTCGAGTGGTTAATTTCTTTGGCTTAAGTCAGTTTAGGTTCAATTCTCACTTGTCGCATAGTTGCTTTACTTTTCGAAGACCCCTAGTAACATGCTAATAAACAAAGTCTTCCAAAGGATCTGTagcagattttattcataattacttaattttatatctgaaaaaccCTGAAACAAGCtatgtttatatttgattttgcTCATttattctatacacatgtataaaacaTTGTGTCAGGCTAATGTACACAGTACATGGTTTGATTGATCTCATAGAGAAATAATTGGTTTTATGTACACTAAGCAGATCTGTGATTTATTTTTCATcttgatataattatatgtacattattgtgatgtttaatttgattttacaatgtctgttaaaatgtttttatgttgaagttaaatcttgattttttttctgtatgaaatCTTCATTGTTTATTCTGTCATAACCATACCAGATAAAATACCAAAGACTTTAATTCTTTTCATGCTATATTTATCGCTTTGTTGTGCATTGAAATCTGGCTTTGAAAGATTAAATTGCATAATAAAATCTTTGGATAATAAGTACACCCTGTAATCAGTTCTATTTATCTTTAAAAGGCTTTATTGTTACCATCTTTCTAGATCATTGATTTTCTGAATGTATTCATACCtaattattatgaatatttttaataatcaGACTAATAGTATGTTTTTATGTGTGGGCATCACAATCCAGACAGAGTCTGAAATACGTTACGTAGAAATGATAGTGTTGCTatgaaattattaatttctgcTGAGTATGAAATTCCACTCTTATTTGGACAGTCTTGATAAACACTTGCTATAGAACTTCAAAATGACTACAGGGGTCTCCGCACCACCTCTATGGGAGAAAAAACTCACgttggaagccatccagctggcttgttgAAGGTCGCCGGTTCTACACAGGTACCATCCCATGCCTAAAATAATGTTGgacggtcttcctccaccaagtaaagctggaaagtcgttaAATGACCTGAATTGTATCAGTGTGACGTTAAAGTCAACAAAACCAGAACAGAATCGAAACAGCCATTCAAAAGATCCAATATagttttcacaatttcaaaacCTTAATAAAGTGTATCTTTTCAAATTATGATCGATTTTAAACACTCTTTCAGTGTTATATGAAGAATTGAAAGATTAGACTCTAACAATACTGCTTGCAATTCTTTGCCTTTCACTTTTAAGAATTTGTGGTTGGATATAGAATAGCAAAAGGTGTGGAATGTCTAAAACTTTAATGTTTTTCTCTATGTGTTTTTTTACACTGATTTTAAGGTGAAGGGGAATCCCATTTTTGTCCACCGCTTTCTCtatgtccggtccgtaactctgccatacgtcaagggattttaaaactaCATGGGACAGATGTTTTCCATAACAAAATAGCATGTCGCGCGCAACATCAAGTTCCGTGAAGTTCACACTTAAGAGGACAGAGGTTAACAATGTCTGTTCATATCCAATCCATTCCTCTGCCATCCGTCAAGTAATTTAAttttacttggtacaaatgttccctataacaAGAAGATgtatcatgcgcaagatccaggttcATAGCTCAAAgatcagggtcacacttagatgtcagaTTAACAGGGTgtgtttgtgtccagtccatatctctgccattcattaagggattaaTTTTACTTTTCACAAATGTACCCCTTAAGAAGACAAACTGTCACATGCAAGACCCAAGCCAAAGGGTTTAGGCCAatcttggaggtcaaaggttaacaggatttgtgtcatgtccagtccataactctttctACCGAAGGTTTTGATATTACTCGGCACAGACGTTTCATATAACCAGACGACGTGTCGCGGGTAAAAAGCCATGCCCATGAGAtcatatgtcaaggtcaaacattTACAAGTCTGATTTTATCCGATTTAGCCATCCATCCAAGGATTTAATTGATGTTCTTCATAACAAGACACAAGGTTTGATGAAATATCCAGGTCATTATTTCCAAATTTTCAACGGTTGTGAAAAAACGTCCTTTGGCGTGTGCGGGGGGTGGGGTCGGGGCGCTGGTAACTCATACAAtttcttttttgacattcattttgtGTTCTTAGTGGTTAAGGAATATATGTTTTTGGAAATTTCATCAGCAttttagctcagctgagcacgaagtgctcaaagtgagctattgtgaccagtcgtCGTCCGACGTGCTTCAACATTTgtcttattaacactctagaggccacagttttgacccaatctctaggtcaagtttgaaactgggtcatgtggggtcaaaaaccaggtcagtaggcaaaaagaaaaatcttgttaacactctcgagtccacagtttaagtttgaaactcatgagaattggtcagaatgtttgtcttgatgacctctaggtcaggttcgaatctgggtcatgtggcttcaaaaattaggtcacccggtcaaatcaaaggaaaagcttgttaacactggaggccacatttatgacactatttttatgaaagttggtcagaatgtttatcttaatgtttttaggccaagttcgaaactgggtcatgtggggtcaaaaacttggtcactagaccagatcaaaggaagatCTTCTTAACACTCGAAGAGACCATTTATGaccgtaagaggcgactaatagggtcttaacacttggttttgctgtaactctgtgatttcagcaggtatgcaaattttgattccttacctcatgtttttatttcgatgtaaatgagatgtgaaaccaaaatgtgtATTCCTGTTTGACGCCATATAGCCtaaactgtgttggtgcgccgtaaaacccaaataaatactAAGAGaccattttaagtctgaaacttatgaaaattggtcataatgacCTCTAGGTAAAGTtagaatcttggtcatgtggggtgtatgcaatagggactgcattttacactggattttcatgaaatttgatcagaatgtttgtcttgatgaaatctaggtcaaattcggaatatgggtcatctgggtccaAAAATAtatcacctggtcaaatcaaagaaaaaccttctgtatgaaaaagaggctgttttttttcactggatattcatgaaatttgatcaaaatgaccttcttgataaaatctaggtcaagttcgaatatgggtcatctggggtcaaaactaggtcacctgatcaaatcaaagaaaaaccttgcgtatgcaataggggctgcatttttcactttaTATTCGTGGAATTTGAACAGATCGTTTGTCtagatcaaatctaggtcaagtttgaatataggtcatctgggatcaaaactaggtcattctgTCAAATCAAAGATTCACCTtacacaataggggctgcatttttagctcacctgagcaatgctcaggtgtgtttttctgatcgctcgatgtccggcgtccgtcgtctgtcgtccgtcaacatttagcttgtgtatgcgatagaggctgtatttttctattaatcttcatgaagtttggtaagaatgattaccttgatgaaatctaggccgagtttgaaaatgggtc from Mercenaria mercenaria strain notata chromosome 16, MADL_Memer_1, whole genome shotgun sequence encodes the following:
- the LOC123540649 gene encoding schlafen-like protein 1, which produces MGRKKWRNRNNYDAHGGAHYQQQDAHYQQWDTQAHSSTSAPLRESYCLNEHLGSESRGTEFKNGPGFIRHGFRENVAKYVCGFVNSQENGKLLIGVNDDGRVSGYECSHHEEDSLRRDVDEAVKDLVPAIFPEDYSVRFVQVCNENGHRIGNIKVIEIIVRGAHIEVKDQLYQNKQGVFIRRDGSVQELKAHEIQEWTRRRYQGEMDKVRKNEGNLQSELQTKASELRQLEEKLQQKNDELRRKEMELDRQKSSLNHMSDKNRQLQDENNKLKQHTEQNGAQGNNQVIERLDKMEQMLVNNKKSKVCVIS